DNA from Pseudobdellovibrionaceae bacterium:
CCAGTAGCCGTCGTCCTGCAGGTCGTGGACGATGCGGTCTTCGTAGGTGTTCAAAAGGAAGTTTTGGATCTTGCAGGATTTGAGCAGGCTCTCTTCATAAGCCTCGTCGTAGTCCATGCGTTCGAAGTCCACGAGTTGGTTCTCGCAGCCCCAGGCCAGGCCGTAACTTCCGGCCGTGGCGTAGATGCGATAAGCGCGGGGACCCGAAGCGGGCGCGCGTGTTGACGCGTAAGCGGGACCACGTCCTTGATATTTCGGACCGGGGTCGTGCGCGCAACCGGCAACGAGAACGAGAAGCAGGAACGGCAGGATGGACTTCATGGGGGCTCCCTTGGGACCGGGGCATGACCGGACCTCACTTGATCATCGGAAAAGTGAGGTCGGCGGTCGAGTCCAGGTCTGTGGGGGCGCGTTTCAAATCAGGGCAATTTTGCGGCTTCGCGGGGCGCGAAGAAGCCGTTCTCGAAGAAACGCGGCGCCGAGGTGGGGAACTGGCGGGCGGACAGTTCGCGCATCATGCGGCCGGCTTTGTCTTCGCGGTCGAAGCGCACCAGATCGGGGCGATCTTGCTGGAAGCTTGCGAGATGCCCTTTCACGAAGCGTCCGTCGCGGGCGAGCTGCGCGCGCAGGATCGGCGCGTAGCCGTTCGCGCCGCGAATGGAAATCCCGCTCATGGTCGCGAAGTTACCGAGCGAGTAGACGATGAGGCGGTCGCGGTAAACTTCCATCGCGCGCGGGACGTGGGGGCCGTGCATGACGATCAAGTCCGCGCCGCGGGTGACGGCCTCGCGGGCGAAGGCGACGGGGTTACCGCGATTTTCGCCCAGGAAAATTTCGTTCTGGAAGGTCAGCGTCTCGGCCCCTTGGCCTTCGGCGCCGACGTGGCAGCTGACGATGACGATGTCGAATTTCTTTTTCAGCTCTTCAATCTCTTTGAATGTCGATTCCGGGCGAATCAGGCTGCGGCGACCGTCGTAGTAGTCGGTCGCGATCAGCGCGATGCGGGTTCCTTTGATGTTGAACTCCGCGACCTCGCCGTCTTTCGACGAATACTGGATGCGGGCGTCATCGAGCGTGCGTTTGGTGCTCTGGACGCCCTCGCGCCCCAAATCCCGGATGTGGTTATTCGCTAGGCTCACGACGTTGAATCCCGCGTCGCGAAGCAGATTCACGTAGCGGGTCGGCGAGCGGAAGAGGTAGCGGTTCGGTCCGGGACGCTTTGCGCCCGTGCCGGGAGGGCCATCGTAGAGCGTGCCTTCCAGATTGCCGAAACGCACGTCCGCCGCCGAGATATACTCTTTGGCCGCTTGAAAAATGCGGGCGCCGTCGTTCGGGGGCAGGCGCTGTTCGGGGAAGTCGGTCCCCATCATGATATCACCCACGGCGGAAATGGAAACGAGCTCGGCATCGGTCTGCGCGTGCGCGTAACCCGCAAGGGTGAGGCTCGTTGAAAGAAGCAGCGTCCAGCGCCAGATCGTTTTCATCATGAAGGTCTCCGCGTGGGGACGGAGTCCAAGATTCGGGCCAGAAGACAGACGTTTTAGCCCGTCCTGAGAGCTGGATCGGGGCTTTCCGGGTGACGGAGGGCGGCCCCTGTCCAGGCTCTGGTCAGAGCCTAGAGCTTCTGGTATTCCGCGATCGCGCCGATGATGTGGTAAAGCGAGCTCGCCCGCGACGGCTCTTGGTGAAAGCTGCCGTCGGGATTCATGCGGTCAAACCAGAGGCCCGGCGTCGGGGTCACGAAAAACCGCAGGAGCGCCTCCATCCCTTGATCCGCGCTCTCGGGAAGTCCGAGCGCCACGCAGGCTTTGATGCGTTCACACTGCGGCCAGAAGCGCGAGGTCGGTGACTTCACGCCGTAGTCGCTCCACATCTCGTCGCGAACCGCGCCGGATGCGGGATCGATACCGAAACGTTCCGCGTTCATCAGAAGGGACGCGATCGGATCGGCGAGCGGAACTTTGGTGGCGTGTTGGTATTTGTTCATCAGCCACGCCCACTCGAATTGATGTCCGGGCTCCCAGATGAAGTGCGCGGGTTCGCGGCGGTGTTTCCAGTTTTCGTCGAAGTGTTCGCCCAGAAGTTTCGTCGCGGGATCGATGAAGCGCGTGAGTGCGAGATCCAAGATCTCGTTGGCGTAGCGGCGCCAGTGGGGATCGTCGTCGACCTCCAGCCACGCGACGTAGGCTTCGAACAGATGCATGTGCGGATTTGACTGGTAAAGGGTCGCGCCGTCTTTGGCGAACTCGGAATAACCGCCGTGGGGAAGGTGGCGCTCGCGTTTCAAATAGTCGGCGACCGCGAGGGCGCGCGCTTTATAACGCGTGTCCTTCAGCTCGGCGAAGGCCTGCGCCAAACCGAAGATCGCGAAGGATTGGGTATAGAGGTCGGGCGTTTCGTTGTTCGGCACGAGGTCGGGACGCACGGAGTGGATGAAACTTCCGTCGGGACGGGCGAAATGTTTCAGCAGGAACTCGGTCGCTTCTTCCATCATCGGGAGCGCGGTTTTGGCGTCCAGCAGTCCCATCTGCAGCGCCGTGCGCACGGCGTAGATCTGCCGGGCCTGCACCATCGCGCGCCGGGGGGCCGCGTGCGGGACGCCCGTCAGCGTGATCGCCTCCTCAAAACCGCCGTCTTCGCTGCGGCCGCGGCCCATGAGCCAGAGGGGGAGGACTTGGGTTTTCAGCCAGTCGTGGGAAACCGTTTTCAGATCCATGGGCGCATCTTGGACGTGGGGGCGGGAGCTGTCAAAAGCTTCGACGACTGCCTGCCCCGTCAGGGCGATGCGGAAGGATTGTCTCAAAACGGGGCAAGCGGGGAGTCCTTCTGGCCCTTATCGCTGGCATCAGGCTTGCGATAGGAGGGAGTGAGACCTCAATTTGAAGGAGAGATGTCCATGAAACTCATGAACCGCCAAAACCCGCTTCGCCACGTTCTGGGTGCCGGACTCGTCCTCCTGATGCTCGGCTCGGTGGGCTGTAAGAAAAGCTCGAACGACAATAGCCAGCAGGTCACCGCAAGGAACGCCCGCGCCGCCGTCGCGCCGGTTCCGCCCAATGCCGTGAACCCCGCGACCGGACAAGTGACGAGCGCCACGGCTTACGTGACGACCGATGCTGCGAACTCGACCGCATTTCAAACCGCGGTGAAATCCCTCGTGTCGGGACAGATGGATCCTCAATATGTGGGTTACGTCAGCGCGACCGATGGCGTGATGATCCGCGCCTACGTCGAAGTCGATGCGCAGGGTCGCGTGGTGCCGCAGAACTCGCGTCTTTCGCTCGAGATCAAAGATGAGTTCACGAACCAAACCGACTCCAGTGGCGCGCGTATCCCCTCGATCACGATGACGGTGCCCGCGAGTTCGGGTTACGCCTATAACGGTCAGGTCCAACTCGTGTTCCAAGACAGCGTGGGCCGCATCGAGATCTACGGTTCGTTCGCGAACGGCGGAATCTTGAATGGGCAAGTGTGGTTCTCGAATTCGAAGACTTGGGATGGATCCACGGCGGCAAGTACGCTGACCGGTCTCGGCAACTTCCAAGTTCAGACTTGCGGATTCTTCCGCTGCCAGTAAGCGCTTGACCTCGTCCCGAGAGCCGCCCACGATTTGTGGAAGGGGGCTCTCGCATGCAAGCCAAAATCACTCTCGTTTTACGCATCCTTCTCGGTCTGGCCTTTTTCGTCGCGGGCCTCGTCTATTGGCTCGGCGTCGCGAACCCTCCGCCGGATCTTCCGGAACGCCTGCAAACTTTCAACGCGGGAATGGCCGCGAGCGGTTATCTGCTCGAACTGGTGAAAGCGCTCGAGGTGATCTGCGGATTGCTTTTGATCGCGGGATTTTTCGTTCCGCTCGCGTTGGTGATTCTGGCGGCGATCACGCTGAATATCTTTTTAGTGCACGCTTTTATGGCTCCCGAGGGCGTGCCCGTCGCGCTCGTCCTGGGGCTTCTGCTTATTTATTTGGGATTTTTCGCTGAGCCCTATCGGCACACGATTCGCTCTCTCTTCCGTCTGCGTTAATTCGCGTGGGCGGTGCGCGCTTCTCTGGAGTGTGCGCTTCGCGTTGGTTATTGACCCG
Protein-coding regions in this window:
- a CDS encoding CapA family protein gives rise to the protein MMKTIWRWTLLLSTSLTLAGYAHAQTDAELVSISAVGDIMMGTDFPEQRLPPNDGARIFQAAKEYISAADVRFGNLEGTLYDGPPGTGAKRPGPNRYLFRSPTRYVNLLRDAGFNVVSLANNHIRDLGREGVQSTKRTLDDARIQYSSKDGEVAEFNIKGTRIALIATDYYDGRRSLIRPESTFKEIEELKKKFDIVIVSCHVGAEGQGAETLTFQNEIFLGENRGNPVAFAREAVTRGADLIVMHGPHVPRAMEVYRDRLIVYSLGNFATMSGISIRGANGYAPILRAQLARDGRFVKGHLASFQQDRPDLVRFDREDKAGRMMRELSARQFPTSAPRFFENGFFAPREAAKLP
- a CDS encoding AGE family epimerase/isomerase, which gives rise to MDLKTVSHDWLKTQVLPLWLMGRGRSEDGGFEEAITLTGVPHAAPRRAMVQARQIYAVRTALQMGLLDAKTALPMMEEATEFLLKHFARPDGSFIHSVRPDLVPNNETPDLYTQSFAIFGLAQAFAELKDTRYKARALAVADYLKRERHLPHGGYSEFAKDGATLYQSNPHMHLFEAYVAWLEVDDDPHWRRYANEILDLALTRFIDPATKLLGEHFDENWKHRREPAHFIWEPGHQFEWAWLMNKYQHATKVPLADPIASLLMNAERFGIDPASGAVRDEMWSDYGVKSPTSRFWPQCERIKACVALGLPESADQGMEALLRFFVTPTPGLWFDRMNPDGSFHQEPSRASSLYHIIGAIAEYQKL
- a CDS encoding DoxX family protein, whose amino-acid sequence is MQAKITLVLRILLGLAFFVAGLVYWLGVANPPPDLPERLQTFNAGMAASGYLLELVKALEVICGLLLIAGFFVPLALVILAAITLNIFLVHAFMAPEGVPVALVLGLLLIYLGFFAEPYRHTIRSLFRLR